The proteins below come from a single Papaver somniferum cultivar HN1 chromosome 11, ASM357369v1, whole genome shotgun sequence genomic window:
- the LOC113324811 gene encoding histone H1-like, translating into MIKEAILALKDRSRSTPIAKYMENKHSKNLPENYNKLLAVQLKNCTANEKLFKKKPETKPKVDAAVVTKAKAGKKPVSTAAPTKKKVATAVSKEAGLKKKPADVVLAIAAPQHKRMIETAQHFCLFHWRVNCVKCLIVSQTNKPDLGL; encoded by the exons ATGATCAAGGAAGCTATACTTGCTTTGAAAGATAGATCTAGGTCAACTCCAATTGCTAAGTACATGGAAAATAAACACAGTAAAAATTTGCCTGAAAACTATAATAAACTTTTGGCTGTTCAATTGAAAAACTGTACTGCTAATGAGAAATTGTTCAAG AAGAAACCAGAAACTAAACCTAAAGTTGATGCTGCtgttgttacaaaagccaaggcTGGAAAGAAACCTGTATCTACTGCTGCTCCAACAAAGAAGAAGGTTGCAACTGCTGTTTCAAAGGAAGCTGGTTTGAAGAAGAAACCTGCTGATGTTGTCCTTGCTATTGCTGCACCACAACATAAGCGGATGATTGAAACTGCACAACATTTCTGCTTGTTCCATTGGAGAGTTAACTGTGTCAAGTGCTTAATTGTTAGTCAAACTAATAAACCTGACTTGGGGTTATAA